From a region of the Candidatus Poribacteria bacterium genome:
- a CDS encoding YibE/F family protein codes for MKERNIKIVAILLILLSVAVLHVQLYRFAEVTHDGALQVLVCLGRVISIDTSDEADQVLSFRILSGQFRGEIVKVNNIWTGRAFGDRVLHKGDVLFLDIPLRDPLNPKIDRVSMREYFRTPFLLYLAGALGVLMILVAGMKGVRAILTLFVTALAVLYLLVPLTISGYNPIGVALLIAAFLTLTTFVLITGFSFKVISGVLGTLGGLAAVGILSVISQHAMALTGLAQEFGFLELGIALWRTPESHNWNFTGILSAGIILGAVGAMMDVSMSISSSVHEVKQVNPNITVRQAIRAGLNVGRDIMGTMADTLIFAYLGAHMMTMLLPRIEFPEVGYLYPFLRLVNDEATSVAIIQAVVGTIGLVLTVPIAASVAGFLTQYAKVDKSEIHEDLPSEEELEELFRADPPHSKARIAVPIAMVIVLIGTIFVYYRTHGLSATISEQSEYAKGRVVRLLESNGNFLFEIDSSAVTDLDNRVIPAVLREAFGEENIPLSDEVTVSVKPWKDSRWLLSDEKYEQTYSIREMEQEGKTVLNVYESKSEHHILEVEMLSGMYEGRRLVLRNIVNHNMPLLSIPAEPGDVILCRVAGDPDQVSLVNIVQDYGRDRFLIWMVGGMLLLIILVGRIEGIRTACAMLISAAVIYFFMLPLISGGANAVFIVTLTSGAVAFVSLVFVIGPSRKTFSAVLGTMGGILVAGLIVLFAQQHLHFSGLENAISADIIEATRTPPFDFVQILLAGMLMGVLGVAVDGAIEVASSMEEIRKANPNMPTWRLIASGLNVGTDILGTMVNTLVFAYLGVELLLVVTIAAPNLDFFKSPPAQLLSIGVVSAEIVRLLAGTLGLVLAIPITAVICAFWNPKQKA; via the coding sequence ATGAAAGAAAGAAACATCAAAATCGTTGCGATCTTACTTATCCTGCTGAGCGTCGCGGTTTTACACGTCCAGCTTTATCGGTTCGCAGAGGTGACGCACGATGGCGCGTTACAGGTGTTAGTCTGTTTGGGACGTGTTATTAGCATAGACACAAGTGACGAGGCGGACCAGGTATTGTCCTTCCGTATCCTCTCCGGGCAATTTCGTGGGGAGATCGTCAAAGTCAACAACATCTGGACGGGACGTGCCTTCGGCGATCGCGTGTTGCACAAAGGCGATGTCCTGTTCCTTGATATTCCGCTCCGGGACCCGCTGAACCCGAAAATTGACCGGGTATCAATGCGAGAGTACTTCCGCACGCCGTTCCTGCTGTATCTGGCGGGCGCGTTAGGCGTTCTGATGATACTTGTCGCCGGGATGAAAGGAGTCCGCGCGATTCTGACGCTCTTTGTCACTGCCCTCGCTGTATTGTATCTGCTGGTGCCATTGACTATCAGCGGTTATAACCCCATCGGCGTTGCCCTCCTCATTGCTGCATTCCTCACATTAACGACCTTTGTCCTCATTACAGGATTTAGTTTCAAAGTCATCTCTGGTGTACTTGGGACACTCGGCGGCTTGGCTGCTGTTGGTATCTTGTCGGTAATCAGTCAACATGCAATGGCACTGACCGGATTGGCGCAGGAATTTGGGTTCCTTGAACTCGGGATTGCGCTGTGGCGGACACCGGAATCACATAATTGGAACTTCACAGGTATCCTATCTGCTGGCATCATCTTGGGGGCTGTCGGGGCAATGATGGATGTGAGTATGTCCATCTCCTCAAGCGTCCACGAAGTCAAGCAGGTGAATCCGAACATAACCGTCCGGCAAGCCATTCGCGCTGGGTTGAATGTCGGACGCGACATTATGGGAACGATGGCGGATACGCTCATCTTCGCCTACCTCGGCGCGCACATGATGACAATGCTACTTCCGCGCATTGAATTCCCAGAGGTCGGTTACCTCTATCCATTTCTCCGTCTCGTCAACGATGAAGCGACATCCGTTGCGATTATTCAAGCGGTGGTTGGCACCATCGGATTGGTGTTAACAGTCCCGATTGCTGCGTCCGTTGCCGGATTCCTGACGCAATACGCAAAGGTGGATAAATCCGAGATTCACGAGGACCTGCCTTCAGAAGAAGAGTTAGAGGAGTTGTTCCGTGCTGATCCGCCACACAGCAAAGCACGTATCGCTGTCCCTATCGCAATGGTTATCGTCTTGATTGGTACGATCTTTGTCTACTACCGAACGCACGGACTCTCCGCGACGATCTCTGAGCAATCGGAGTACGCGAAAGGTAGAGTCGTCCGACTGCTTGAGTCGAACGGGAATTTCCTTTTTGAGATTGACAGCAGTGCTGTAACTGATCTGGACAATCGTGTCATTCCAGCAGTGCTGCGTGAAGCATTCGGTGAGGAGAATATCCCGCTCTCTGACGAAGTCACCGTCTCAGTGAAACCTTGGAAGGACAGCCGCTGGCTTCTCTCAGACGAGAAGTATGAGCAGACCTATAGTATTCGTGAAATGGAGCAAGAAGGGAAGACTGTCCTCAACGTCTATGAATCGAAAAGCGAGCATCATATCCTTGAAGTAGAAATGCTGAGTGGTATGTATGAAGGCAGACGCTTGGTGCTACGGAATATCGTGAACCACAATATGCCGTTGCTGAGCATCCCCGCGGAGCCGGGTGATGTTATTCTCTGCCGTGTTGCTGGCGATCCTGATCAGGTCAGCCTCGTTAACATCGTCCAAGATTATGGTAGAGACCGGTTCCTGATTTGGATGGTCGGGGGGATGCTGCTCCTGATTATCCTCGTCGGCCGGATTGAAGGCATCCGGACGGCGTGTGCGATGCTCATCTCTGCTGCTGTCATCTATTTCTTTATGCTGCCGTTGATTTCAGGCGGCGCGAATGCAGTGTTCATCGTGACGCTAACTTCAGGCGCGGTGGCGTTTGTGTCCTTGGTGTTCGTCATCGGTCCGAGTCGGAAGACGTTTTCAGCTGTGCTGGGGACGATGGGTGGTATCTTGGTCGCGGGTCTGATTGTCCTGTTTGCGCAGCAACATCTCCATTTCTCTGGGTTAGAGAATGCCATTTCCGCCGACATTATCGAGGCGACGCGCACGCCACCCTTCGATTTCGTGCAGATCCTTTTGGCCGGGATGTTGATGGGTGTATTAGGTGTCGCTGTTGATGGCGCGATTGAGGTAGCATCGAGTATGGAGGAAATCCGTAAAGCGAATCCGAACATGCCGACATGGCGGCTCATCGCCTCCGGTCTCAACGTCGGTACGGACATCCTCGGAACGATGGTGAATACGTTGGTCTTTGCTTATCTCGGTGTGGAGTTGCTGCTTGTCGTCACGATTGCAGCGCCGAACTTGGACTTCTTCAAATCACCACCCGCGCAGCTATTAAGCATCGGCGTTGTATCTGCTGAGATTGTGCGGTTGCTGGCTGGCACGCTCGGCTTAGTCCTCGCGATTCCGATTACAGCGGTGATTTGCGCTTTCTGGAATCCGAAGCAGAAGGCGTAA
- a CDS encoding Uma2 family endonuclease, with amino-acid sequence MSTPIAQTYLTPTEYLNWERKAVTKHEYLGGEIVAMSGASNAHNIITMNTANQLYNQLVDEDCLVYASDMRVRVHAPVSYFYPDIAVVCGEPRFEDDVFDTLLNPTVVVEVLSPSTAAYDRREKFTRYQQIASLKEYILISQNRIHLEHHLRQENQWSATEFHKLEDVVPVTSIECELLLGHVYRRVTFSD; translated from the coding sequence ATGTCAACGCCTATAGCACAGACATATCTGACACCAACAGAATATCTTAATTGGGAACGCAAGGCGGTTACGAAACATGAATATCTGGGTGGAGAGATAGTCGCGATGTCGGGCGCGAGCAACGCTCACAATATCATTACGATGAATACAGCAAATCAACTTTATAACCAATTGGTGGACGAGGATTGCCTCGTCTATGCCAGCGATATGCGCGTTCGGGTGCACGCGCCCGTCTCCTACTTCTACCCAGATATTGCAGTCGTCTGTGGGGAACCACGTTTTGAAGATGATGTTTTTGATACACTTCTTAACCCGACTGTCGTGGTAGAAGTCCTGTCGCCTTCGACTGCAGCATACGATCGGCGCGAGAAGTTTACACGTTATCAACAGATTGCATCGCTGAAAGAGTACATCCTTATTTCGCAAAACCGAATACACTTGGAGCATCATCTCCGACAAGAAAACCAGTGGTCTGCAACTGAATTTCACAAACTTGAGGATGTAGTGCCTGTCACTTCAATTGAATGTGAGCTCCTTTTGGGTCATGTTTATAGGCGTGTCACATTTTCGGACTGA
- a CDS encoding HD domain-containing protein, with translation MDDTQIKKRLNTYVPDLDVTFEALQKQLAAFIQSEREQLKARILEGESGFGACGIHTQVWDVVIQKVYEVAAFQIRDEFQKQIDVLSQLPDVDTSDLAAELEGWMPDVALYGVGSYGRHELCYFSDVDVIYTSSVDLEDIYDESTLELIRWFYDFFDSLHSVIPGFEFSFIYRPLADVAQWNYQDMTALIDMRFITGDSTLTERFRKVVHSEKSDISLVLDLLKSKADAFKASEDTIYLNQPNVKTGRGGLRTLQYALWICGLPDFTSIPELYEHYDDEQLMPSLDFMFKVRNLLHVLADAPHDDLTYHPEKEDMLQAQIARVLELTDETDEGRYAFMAEYYAKAKYLHFKAELLIRKMLANGIPISDVLAVRTDMLYCMDNNFGELDASELFTLFIYFQQYDFEIDASLSTFISRYVHAFDWRSFQGRMAELMNIPGDVAKTLTRLHRLDILSYLGEGGELFERAMMTRSERSLDPYTVGKHTLVAIGHLDEIRQTEPSSPFGGAGGFGAPPTPSPTSELEELNTVFRSLSDPSPLYMALFLHDIDKPDPSHPATGAKKAERIAPEFGFNSQQTDDICFLIREHLAMIDLARYHHWDESTIAEFCKKVNSLERLTALYLLTYCDSKANGSQNFSHVVKHNLKSLYEVARTRFVGQEETQWGAFAPVEEFQQFLHHMPVSYRISVSPEDIAMHIKMTTQAEAASTETAATPSTGIVQFIDRPGFTELHLCSPSRIGKLHTVSGLFFANGIDVRDARVYTKQDTNIELEIYRLVHQPLHHKGEPMPLDEELKRDLDFDIRSLLAEEVTLDQVFEKHYVNLNDTWQVDDVTVESARSYSEIVVVGEEKMGFLHYFSGILAKLGLNVEMCKCSGLGGRAIDRFYVQPVADPKAVHADIMAALAAQNGQ, from the coding sequence ATGGATGACACACAGATCAAAAAACGACTCAATACCTATGTGCCTGACTTGGATGTAACTTTTGAAGCGTTGCAAAAACAACTTGCTGCTTTCATCCAATCCGAGCGGGAGCAGCTAAAAGCCCGTATCTTGGAGGGCGAAAGCGGTTTTGGGGCTTGTGGCATCCACACACAGGTGTGGGATGTCGTGATTCAGAAGGTTTATGAGGTCGCCGCCTTCCAGATTCGAGACGAATTCCAGAAGCAGATTGATGTCCTGAGCCAACTTCCAGATGTTGATACGAGCGACTTAGCGGCAGAATTAGAGGGATGGATGCCGGATGTCGCGCTCTACGGTGTCGGGAGTTACGGTAGACACGAACTCTGCTATTTTTCGGATGTAGATGTTATCTATACTTCTTCTGTGGATTTAGAGGATATTTACGATGAGAGCACGCTTGAACTCATCCGATGGTTCTATGATTTTTTTGACAGCCTCCATTCGGTAATTCCGGGGTTTGAGTTTAGTTTCATCTATCGGCCGCTGGCGGATGTGGCGCAATGGAATTATCAAGACATGACCGCACTGATTGATATGCGGTTTATCACTGGTGATTCAACGCTGACGGAGCGTTTCCGGAAGGTCGTGCATTCTGAAAAATCGGATATCTCGCTCGTCCTGGACCTGTTGAAATCTAAGGCGGATGCTTTCAAGGCTTCTGAGGATACCATCTATCTCAACCAACCGAATGTGAAAACCGGACGCGGCGGGCTTCGGACGCTTCAATACGCGCTCTGGATATGTGGGCTGCCAGACTTTACATCGATACCTGAACTCTACGAACACTACGACGATGAGCAGCTAATGCCGTCACTGGATTTCATGTTCAAGGTGCGTAACCTGCTTCATGTGCTTGCTGACGCGCCACATGATGATCTCACCTATCATCCTGAGAAGGAGGATATGCTGCAGGCACAGATCGCTCGCGTCCTTGAATTAACAGATGAAACCGACGAAGGGCGTTACGCGTTCATGGCGGAATATTACGCGAAGGCAAAATATCTGCATTTCAAAGCGGAATTGTTGATTCGGAAGATGTTGGCGAACGGAATTCCTATCTCGGATGTGCTTGCAGTCAGGACGGACATGCTCTATTGCATGGATAATAATTTTGGTGAGTTGGATGCAAGCGAGCTTTTTACATTGTTCATCTACTTCCAGCAATACGATTTTGAAATCGATGCATCACTTTCTACATTCATCTCCCGCTATGTTCACGCGTTTGATTGGCGTTCCTTCCAAGGACGGATGGCAGAGTTGATGAACATACCTGGTGATGTTGCGAAGACCTTAACACGCTTACATAGACTCGATATTCTGTCGTATCTCGGAGAGGGCGGGGAACTTTTTGAAAGGGCGATGATGACACGGAGCGAGCGGAGTCTTGATCCATATACGGTCGGAAAACATACACTCGTTGCGATCGGGCATCTGGATGAAATCCGGCAAACGGAACCGAGTAGTCCGTTTGGTGGTGCAGGTGGTTTTGGCGCGCCGCCGACGCCGTCCCCGACTTCCGAATTAGAGGAACTCAACACCGTATTTCGATCGCTTTCAGATCCGAGTCCGCTCTATATGGCACTCTTCCTTCACGATATAGACAAGCCGGATCCGAGCCATCCTGCGACCGGTGCGAAAAAAGCGGAACGCATCGCACCCGAATTTGGGTTCAATTCGCAACAGACAGATGATATCTGCTTTCTCATCCGAGAACACCTCGCGATGATAGATTTGGCACGTTATCATCATTGGGATGAAAGCACAATCGCTGAATTTTGTAAGAAGGTTAACTCGTTGGAGCGTTTAACCGCACTGTATCTGCTCACTTATTGTGATTCCAAAGCCAACGGTTCGCAAAATTTCAGCCATGTGGTTAAGCATAATTTGAAGAGTTTATATGAAGTCGCTCGGACTCGCTTTGTCGGGCAAGAGGAGACGCAGTGGGGTGCCTTTGCACCGGTTGAAGAATTTCAGCAGTTCCTTCACCACATGCCGGTCTCCTATCGTATTAGCGTTTCTCCTGAAGATATCGCCATGCATATAAAAATGACGACACAAGCAGAAGCAGCATCTACAGAGACGGCTGCGACACCCAGCACTGGGATCGTCCAGTTTATTGACCGTCCCGGATTTACAGAACTGCATCTCTGCAGTCCAAGTCGGATCGGGAAGTTACACACAGTGAGCGGTCTCTTTTTCGCGAACGGCATAGATGTCCGGGACGCACGCGTCTATACGAAACAGGATACGAATATTGAGCTTGAGATCTATCGGCTTGTCCATCAGCCACTCCATCACAAAGGCGAACCAATGCCTCTTGATGAAGAACTCAAGCGGGACCTCGATTTTGACATCCGAAGCCTCCTCGCAGAGGAAGTTACACTCGACCAGGTTTTTGAGAAACACTATGTGAATCTGAATGATACGTGGCAGGTTGATGATGTCACTGTTGAATCGGCACGGAGTTACTCAGAGATTGTCGTTGTCGGTGAGGAAAAGATGGGATTCCTCCACTACTTCAGCGGTATCTTGGCGAAACTTGGATTGAACGTTGAGATGTGTAAGTGTTCCGGGTTAGGTGGACGGGCGATTGATCGGTTCTATGTCCAACCGGTGGCTGACCCGAAAGCAGTACACGCTGATATTATGGCGGCGTTGGCGGCTCAAAATGGGCAATAG
- a CDS encoding NAD-dependent epimerase/dehydratase family protein, whose product MKQRVLITGAAGAVGTALWKAWEEQDTYTLTLMDINPIVGASSRVAQADIRDYAAMQELCRDQDVLVHLAYVRQDSLGKTPGEVSDIGASMTLFEAAREGGVKKIIYASTNHVSGWNERLSSPPRFSTGDQFRPDGWYGAMKGMAEIAGRYLVDAHDMRFISIRIGSFNGTYEPSGIRHCSTLLTPRDCVQLFGLAVDYDGPVKYLVTYGRSANSDGYQQSYLDISGAVEVLGYQPQDNLVKTHLHKYL is encoded by the coding sequence ATGAAACAACGTGTACTTATTACAGGTGCAGCTGGCGCGGTCGGCACCGCGCTCTGGAAGGCGTGGGAAGAACAAGATACCTATACACTAACATTGATGGATATCAATCCAATTGTAGGTGCAAGTTCCCGCGTCGCACAAGCGGATATTCGTGACTACGCTGCGATGCAGGAATTGTGCCGTGATCAGGATGTGTTGGTGCATCTGGCTTATGTACGCCAAGATTCGCTTGGGAAAACGCCCGGCGAAGTCAGCGACATTGGCGCGTCTATGACCCTCTTTGAAGCAGCACGAGAGGGCGGCGTTAAAAAGATTATATACGCCAGCACGAACCACGTTTCAGGCTGGAATGAGCGATTGAGTTCGCCACCTCGGTTCTCGACCGGTGATCAGTTTCGCCCGGACGGGTGGTACGGCGCGATGAAGGGGATGGCAGAGATCGCGGGACGGTATCTCGTCGATGCACACGATATGCGGTTCATTAGTATTCGTATCGGGAGTTTCAATGGAACGTACGAACCGAGCGGGATTCGCCACTGTAGCACACTCCTGACCCCACGAGATTGTGTCCAACTTTTCGGTCTCGCTGTTGATTACGATGGACCGGTAAAATATCTGGTTACGTATGGACGTTCTGCGAACTCTGACGGGTATCAGCAGAGCTACCTTGATATTAGTGGTGCTGTTGAGGTGTTGGGGTATCAACCGCAGGATAATTTGGTTAAAACGCATCTCCACAAATATCTTTAA
- a CDS encoding tRNA (guanosine(46)-N7)-methyltransferase TrmB — MRENPNYTDLYYQNTTSHSQIIDIITEHTVSLNEVAAPIDWEILFRNAHPVEIEIGFGKGRFLLEASKRHPKVNYVGVERAQKYVELTRERFEKYIRHFGVDRASGMFSNVRLAWTDANYFLTRYVAAASVQAYHIYFPDPWPRKRQQKRRIFRNQDFLEALTRTLSSDHGRLYVVTDYETYFQEIQERLTDLSALHPIDVALKPDRDIATNFETKYILEGRPIYRAVYEKVQFSQE, encoded by the coding sequence ATGCGCGAAAATCCCAACTACACTGACCTCTACTATCAGAATACAACTTCTCATTCCCAGATCATTGACATTATTACAGAACACACTGTTTCGCTCAATGAGGTGGCTGCACCGATTGATTGGGAAATTCTTTTTCGGAATGCGCATCCGGTGGAAATAGAAATTGGATTCGGTAAGGGACGTTTTCTGCTTGAAGCGTCGAAACGGCATCCGAAAGTTAATTATGTCGGCGTAGAACGGGCGCAGAAATACGTTGAATTGACACGGGAGCGGTTTGAAAAGTACATCCGACATTTCGGTGTCGATAGGGCGTCTGGGATGTTCTCAAATGTTCGGCTCGCGTGGACGGATGCCAACTACTTTTTGACCCGATATGTTGCTGCAGCATCCGTGCAGGCGTATCATATCTATTTCCCGGATCCGTGGCCCAGAAAGCGGCAGCAAAAACGACGGATTTTTCGGAATCAAGACTTTCTGGAAGCCTTGACGCGCACACTCAGTTCAGATCATGGTAGGTTATATGTTGTGACAGATTATGAGACATATTTCCAGGAGATTCAGGAACGGCTTACGGATTTGTCGGCACTTCATCCTATTGATGTTGCTCTCAAACCCGATCGCGATATCGCCACGAACTTTGAAACCAAGTATATCTTAGAAGGTAGACCTATCTATCGGGCAGTGTATGAGAAAGTGCAGTTCTCTCAGGAGTAG
- the uvrC gene encoding excinuclease ABC subunit UvrC: MNTEQQEKATPELWQSLPNVPGVYLMKASDGSVIYVGKAIRLRTRVRSYFREKSAHALTSQMMRYVTEVDYIVTETEVEALILENNLIKAHQPRYNVKLKDDKRYPYLRVTTDEPFPRIHITRKAENDGTRYFGPFVHVRSTRQVLKQLTKFFPIRTCTLPLTERKNKYRVCLDYHIGRCPGPCADKMSVADYDEIVRKVCQFLSGNTDAVVKELTEQMEAAAEALDFETAAKYRDTLKDVQQVITTQNMDSVSAADEDVIGIAAQPDIACVQLLRVRDGKLLEREHYYLNDADPEVLATALSAFISQYYQNAVFVPKTVVLPMPIASVELIENWLSEKRGSRVGLSVPKAGRLRKLQTLASKNAEILLTQREQNVVYSSGVEPALVELQELLGLKHPLRRIEAYDISNLGDRFAVGSMVVLVDGKPASSEYRRFKIRSVEGQNDYAMMQEVITRRFRRALADDEKFNQLPDLMLIDGGKGQLSAAQAAMKAFASSDLPEIPMIALAKRIEEIFVPGTSEPVVLREDNPTLHMIQRLRDEAHRFAITYHRRLRQKSLSASVLDEIPNLGPKRKQALLQHFGSIEAIRAASLDGLLSVKGIPRSVAENIRKHL; the protein is encoded by the coding sequence ATGAACACAGAGCAACAGGAAAAGGCGACCCCAGAATTGTGGCAATCTCTTCCGAATGTGCCCGGGGTTTATCTCATGAAAGCCTCCGATGGCAGTGTCATCTATGTCGGAAAGGCGATCCGTTTGCGAACGCGCGTGCGCTCCTATTTTCGCGAAAAGTCTGCACATGCACTCACCTCACAGATGATGCGGTATGTTACTGAAGTTGATTATATCGTTACAGAGACGGAAGTAGAGGCGTTGATTTTAGAGAATAACCTGATTAAAGCGCATCAACCCCGCTACAACGTAAAACTGAAAGACGATAAACGCTACCCGTATCTGCGCGTAACCACGGATGAACCTTTTCCGCGCATCCATATCACCCGTAAAGCCGAGAACGACGGAACACGATATTTCGGTCCATTTGTTCATGTACGTTCAACACGTCAGGTACTGAAGCAGTTGACAAAGTTCTTTCCTATTCGGACCTGTACCTTACCGCTCACAGAGAGGAAAAATAAGTATCGGGTCTGTTTAGATTATCACATCGGACGCTGCCCGGGGCCTTGTGCAGATAAGATGAGTGTTGCAGATTACGACGAGATCGTTCGGAAGGTGTGTCAGTTCTTGAGTGGGAATACAGACGCTGTTGTTAAGGAATTGACGGAACAGATGGAAGCCGCGGCGGAGGCACTCGATTTTGAGACTGCTGCGAAGTATCGCGATACGCTTAAAGACGTTCAACAGGTGATTACAACACAGAACATGGATAGTGTTTCCGCAGCCGATGAAGATGTCATCGGCATTGCGGCACAGCCTGATATTGCATGTGTGCAGCTGCTCCGGGTTCGAGATGGTAAACTGCTTGAACGTGAACACTACTACCTCAACGATGCCGATCCTGAAGTGCTTGCGACGGCGTTAAGTGCGTTCATTTCGCAGTATTATCAAAACGCGGTTTTCGTGCCAAAAACGGTTGTCTTGCCGATGCCGATTGCGTCCGTAGAACTGATAGAAAACTGGCTTAGTGAGAAGCGTGGAAGCCGTGTCGGATTAAGTGTGCCGAAAGCCGGTAGACTCAGGAAATTACAAACTTTGGCATCGAAAAATGCTGAGATTCTGTTGACGCAGCGGGAGCAAAATGTGGTTTATAGCAGTGGTGTGGAGCCTGCGCTTGTTGAACTACAGGAGCTGCTGGGTCTAAAACACCCGCTCAGACGGATTGAGGCGTATGATATTTCCAATCTCGGTGATCGGTTCGCCGTCGGTTCAATGGTGGTCTTGGTGGATGGAAAACCGGCTTCAAGTGAGTACCGCCGATTCAAGATTCGCTCGGTTGAAGGGCAGAACGATTACGCAATGATGCAAGAGGTGATCACTCGCCGCTTCCGCCGTGCCCTCGCGGACGATGAAAAATTCAATCAACTCCCAGACCTGATGTTAATTGATGGTGGGAAGGGGCAATTGAGTGCGGCACAGGCAGCTATGAAAGCGTTTGCTTCGTCCGATCTTCCTGAGATTCCGATGATCGCACTTGCGAAGCGGATTGAGGAGATTTTCGTGCCGGGGACATCGGAACCGGTTGTGTTGCGAGAAGATAATCCGACTTTACACATGATCCAACGATTGCGCGATGAAGCGCATCGGTTTGCGATTACGTATCATCGGCGGCTCCGGCAGAAGTCGCTGAGTGCGTCTGTGCTTGACGAGATTCCGAACCTCGGTCCGAAACGGAAACAGGCACTGCTTCAACATTTCGGTTCTATTGAGGCGATCCGAGCGGCGAGTTTAGACGGGTTGCTCTCTGTGAAAGGCATCCCCCGCAGTGTTGCCGAAAATATTCGGAAGCATCTCTGA